Genomic window (Phragmites australis chromosome 5, lpPhrAust1.1, whole genome shotgun sequence):
AGCGAGGAGACTCACCGGCTGCTCGGATCGGAGGCGGTGGCGCGCGCGGCGAGGGAGCCGCTCGAGTTAGCAGCACTTCGCTCCTCTCTTTCGCACCAAAAACTCAGCTCttgcagggagagagagagagagagaggggaagttCTCCTCCTGGTCTGGAGACCTGTTAATCGCAACGACCCCCCTGGATTAATGCTCTTGTTGCAAGTGGGACCCCCAAGAAACATGATATTACTACGTGTTTGACTATATTCTTCTATCTTTTCTCTTTTAGAAGGTGTTGATGGATTCTTAATCCTTTAGCGATTCTTCTTTTGCTTTCGACGCGCAACAACCATAATAAGAGCAACAACTTCGTACTCCCTGCAGTAAAAAATACTTGATATTTTAGATACGACATAGTCCCTAATGTGTAGCTTTGAGCACTACTCCCTCCATTCAAGAATACCAGTATTTTATTTTGGCTCAGTctttaaatttagattttgatcattgctttcttataaaatatatagtttatggctacaaaatcaatatagtatgaaagatttttaaaatatgaatctaattgtataatttttatacactaaatatacttataatttgattaattattgatcaaaatatataaaatttgacttttttcaaaataaaatgcgCCTTGTATTTTTGAACGGCAGAAGTATCTTTTACTAACATATGTTTATACAATCTAATAAATTTACgagataatgaaaaaaaaaatcttcaagaCAATacaaatatgatttttatattttcaaactaaatattttaaaagttattgataatcaaaaatttaaaaatttaatcaCACCTTATAAAAAATGTAAGTATTTGTGACTAGAGAGGGTAGTTAAACATGTTTAGTGGTTGTTCCGTGACTAGAGAGGGTAGTTAAACATGTTTAGTGGTTGTTCCGTAGTCGCATGGGgcatttctttcttcttctagGACTCAGTGGGGAAGTGGGGACTCCAACTGAAAATTTCATTCCAAAACAGTTTACATGACACCCGctataatattttcaaaaaggGAATATACTGATTCCTATAAAATTTTGGCGATCTAAGAGTTTTGATATAGAGAACCTGTAAACACCTTTCAGCTATCACAGTTGCTGAAGTTGCGAAAGCATTCCATAGTTTTCGTGCTTACAATCTATTCTTCGACTCAACTGTGTGCATCAGTGTGCTCTGCACGCGCCGAACAATCATGTTGCAACTGAATTGAATAAGCATATCAACATGCCTAGATTATGAGAAAgcatcacccccccccccccctcccaaaaaaaaggttaaaatcaGCGAGGAGAATCACCAACCTTTTGTCGCAACATCGCAGAAAGAGTACCACTGATTATAATTATAAGAGTATAATATCAACTAACCATGTGTTCAGTGTTCTACACAGGGAGGCATCTCTCATCTAATATTCTGCTCTTCAAAAGCACCTTCCAGTTTGTTGAAGAAGCATAAGAGAGATGCAGTGCAGGTCTGATGTgaaataagaataaaaaatgtTCTCATGCTACCCAACTTAGGACCAGAAGCAAAATAGTGAATTTGATCTTGAGAATTACGTTCCCTAGATATACCGTTGTATGTCTTTCAGTACCTTACAATCTGTATCTGTGCAATTGAGATTGATCAAGGAGTGGATGGACAGTCACTATGTTCTACACATATTACAGAAGGGATTGATCAGATCCTCGCAAAGCAGAACAGCTATAAATGTTGCCTTATGCTGATTAGCTCGATGTCAAAGATAAGTGTACCAAGAGTGGAACCCTCGCCATTTGCGAGGCGTGTCGGGTTGAATATGGTAGTAAATAATCTCTGCCGATCAAAGAACTGCACATGAAACGACAGGTAAAATTAGTATGTACGTGAAGTAGTTCCAGTCAATGATAGATACACAATAGATATTTTCTTAATCTAATCACATACATGTATCTCAAGGAAATATACCAATAGCAAAGCCATTTTTTATTGCATTGAGCATGCAACAGAAAGTAATGATTAGTAGTTCGTTGGCTAGATTGGAGATACTTTAGTTGAGCATGAGTAacataatataataataaatcTATAATTATTAATAGTGCGGAAGTTACATTCGGAGGAATTGGTTCTTGCGATGTGTTTTGATATCCCTGTGATGGTGGAATGATCACACGGCGAAGACCACCAACTCTCATGGACTTCACTGCTGCTTCAATACCAGGTATAACCTGCAAGACTCATGTATTATATTATGGCAAGATTATCACCCTGGAATGATTTCAGAAATGAACATTCCAAGAATGTATCGTGTGCGACATCAGATAATAGGGACAAAACTTCACCAAGACCATGGTTGATGAATAATTTTGAGGGAACGCAAGAGCAATAAGAATAGGTGATTTGTACTTCTAGAGATGCATCTAGCATTGTTAAGCTAATATAAAATAGTCTTCCGTGACTAAATTTCACAATAAAACAGGTATAGTATATTGGAAATCAGTTGACAATCCTCTTTTAGGAACaaaaaaatatgcatgctaTGCTGTAACCTCAAACTTTCATGAAAGAAACTCCACAATGGAAGAGTACAAATTTCAGGTACGATCCTTATCTAAAATTGCAGAATAGAGTGTAGTACCAATACCATAGAATACAATTCAGTTCTTTCACAATGAGTTAAAATGAATTCTGTATCTCACTTTTCCAGACCCAATGGTGAAGACAAACGGCATGGGATCACCGGTCTCGTCCTTGTGATCATAGGTGGAGTCAAAGCGCCAACCTTGCTTCGCTGCCAATCTCCCATAATAGTGGATTGCAACCTTTCAAGTTCATAAGTGAAGAAACATAGGACCTGTCATGTacttttcctaaaaaaaatacaaattacAAACAACAAAAATGGCTGCATAAGCATTCCCTGTACTTATAGATTCATCACTCGTAAGCAGCAATTGCAGTGCATTTATGCCAATAACTAGCTCACTATATGTCTATATCAAGTGGTTAACTAGAGCAATTTCAAGGAGTAAACTTGGTTAACTAAAACAGGCAAGAATGATACTAATAAGCGCAATCAGGACAGAAGCGCGGCTCCTTTACCTGGTCTCCGTCGGCCGGAACCTCGCCAGAACCCTCCCGGAGGTCTAAGGCCTTCACGCCGCCGGAGCTAGGGATCTCGGCGAATCTTGGGGCCGCGGCTGAGGCGGCGGTCGTGCGGAGggtgggggcggcggcggcggcggcgaggagaagGTGCCTTCTTGTGACGGTGGCAGGTGTTGTTGGGGCTACAGTTACGGCTTTGGCTTTGGCAGGCggcggcacggcggcggcagccgccgCGACGGCAGTTGTGACCATCGGCGGCCGTTATTTCGCAGTACTCCTatcccctttttttctttttatttttagcgTGATTTTCCCTTTATATTCTTCCTTTCCTTGTCTCCTTCTGAATTTGTTATTCTTTAACTTTTcatgtttaattttattttatttttgggaAATTTCATTTTTATATTTAGAAACATCGTGAGGAACAGGAGATTAAAATctgctttgttttttttactcATCTATAGAGCAATGGATAAATAATGGAAAGAGCTTAGAGCATCTCTAATCGAGTCCTCTTTCCACCTCTTATCCTATatttaaggagaaaatgatGTATATTCTTTAGTCTCATCTTATAATCGAAGTGGATGAAGACCAACTTAAAAGAGTTTTTCTCATCCATTCACTTAACATGTATGGATGAGATGACTAGAAGAACACACGCGCGCACTTGCTCGCCTTGCCTAACCATGGCCGGGGCGCGGGTGCATGGCACCTGTGTGAATGGTTTGTCGAAATTGAGTCTAGTTGCTTATGTAGGTTTAGCCTTATTTTTTacaatttctttctttttgttgtttaggcaaatagataaatatataaaaatcatgTTGATCAATACTTTGATCGCAGCGGCATAACTGTCTTCGATCGTGGTGCCTCTCAACCGCGTgactctctctatatatatatctgccaACCGCCGCACAAAGTAGAGACGTGAGATACCAtacgcaattagggttttgccaatttctcttTGTTACGCCGTCGTATGTAGTCTACTCTATTCCGTTGCGCCGACATGCATCGAtgaacgggagagcaggtctctggaactgtcggaggattaactcctgtcgcagggatcccgagagacccctttttagagattcggccggggggatgatcctgaataagttcgtcggagaaataaatgggagtggatgtaaatgcaacggccggtggatgGGGGATGATGgtctagtgcaaaaagaagtaagtGCActgggatttagacaggttcgggccgcacgggggcgtaatactctactcctgtatggatgtaataactgccatgaggaagtccctcaaagatgttactggttacaagaatatttgtctaactaagagcttgatgctccttgttcttcggcaggggtTGTTCCTTGCACCTTGTATGCTGTGTTGTTCTGCTCTGTTCGATCTCCTTGTCCTGTATCTTTCTATCGGTGGCCTGTTCGGGCCTATTCTTTGTGCATTTGGTCGCCcctttctcttctgtgtgccgactcttttaagCATTCGCCGGCcaagacatgccccgaacgggaaggaaggggctcaagttccaagacgccacgactgggaaatgcgtcatcatttcttctggatgaagtgaccgggggtgaaaaaaaTGTCGCACGCtcggtcacctatcaccataaatgccctggcaacgggcgccgtggagagggcctaccgggcagcctcagagcagctcggtgtgcccgccctgtcttgttcctctgccacagcagggcggcaggcggaacgcgaTCTTGCGATGAtacggatgatacgggacgggacccgtgtaattaatagccccacggcctctgccaaagcatggcaggaactgacgctgcggcgggagcagttggatgtgtcaggccacacacgctcattaaatgcagcctcggacctctgactggcggacacctcatcagtggacccctcgggggcctttctgggtcgtcggggcaccgagtgctcgggggtactgttcacgtccccgagcactctctgccgagaatgcctatccttgtcctcggggtaccgagtgctcgggggtactgttcacctcctcgagcactctctgccgagaatgcctatccttgtcctcggggtaccgggtgctcgggggtactgttcacctccccgagcactcttatacgaaccttcagggaaccgagtgctcgggggctgccacgtacagccccgagcactctctcccgagcactctttgtgtggaacctcggggaaccgagtgctcgggggttactacccgcaaccccgagcactctctcccggaactttagctcttctgatcatcgggggactagggtgctcgggggtgactaggcaccggcccgagcactttcttcccggtacttagactccgcggatcatcggggaactgaggtgctcggggaccagtgattgtggccccgagcaccttctccctggacttgaactttcctcaccccgcaggagggacctcgcgggatggcgccatgtggtggatggctggcctggcctcgggactcagggacccccggttcttgatacgcCGACAGGAACCCATCGCCCTTGGGATCCTACatcgggagagggcgaatacggtttttgggaagcgctcgtAGCGACTACTCACGAtcgcttcctctacatcatcgcgaTCTACTTCGACTACTTTTTTGCCATCGCCTACTGGATCGACATCACGGTGGCCTCTacatcgactacttcatcttcatcatcatctactgCATCGAGCATCGACACCACAGGGGCGTTTGCATCTCACATCGCTATTATGTACGTACGTAAATCTACTTAAGTACCTAGTCGAGTACATCTACTAGTTGAGTACCTAGTCGAATATCATGTCGAAGATATGCACTAATCGAGGCGTGTTGAGACTTATTGAATCCTACTCGAGGCTAGTCGAATTTAGTCGGGGCTAGTCGGAACATAGTCGTTATTGATTATTTGCATATGTTCTTGTTTATTTTGTATcaagaattaaattaaattaaatccgAAAGTACTATTACTTCCGACAatctaaaaaccttattgtagaCACTTTGATTTAACGGTGGCTGGTTTTACCGATGCACTGAGATCGGACAAGTTTACTGGTGTGCAATTTAAGAGATGGCATGTCAAAGCTACTATGTGGCTTACGGCTATGAACCGCTATTGGGTTGCATTTGGCAGGCCTGAATGAACTCTTTCCTATGATGAGAAGAAGAAGTTCGAGGAAGCCAACACACTCTTTATACGATGTGTTCTTAGCGCTCTTACCGATCGTCTTTATGATGTATACATTCACATAAAGGATGTAAAGGAGTTGTGGGACATActgaatgcaaaatttggtgCGTCAGATGCAGGCAGTAAACTGTATATCATGGAGCAATATCACGACTATAAGATGGTCAACAATTGATTAGTAGTCGAGCAAGCTCATAAGATTCAGTGCATTATAAAAGAACTTGAGCTCCTAAAGTGTACCTTACTCGAAAGGTTTATGGCTGGGGCATCATTGCCAATTGCCTCACTCGTAGAGGAATTTTGTCACTACTCTAAAATACAAGAGACAAGAGACCTCTGTTGAGAGTCTGATcgtgtctcttgatgttgaggagaaagcttaAACTAAGGATGTACATAACAAAGGAGGCGATGGACAATCTAGCGTAAATATGGTGCAATAGTCCTCTAATGGCAAGtataaagtaaaaaaataagaagGTCAAATaaaccaccaacttcaagaagaagaaaatgaacaaagatgataaacATTGCTCCGTGTGCAGCGAGATTGGCCATAGGGCCAAAGATTGCTGAGACCGCAAAGGAAGAAAGGTTAATCAAGGGAAGAACACCAAGTATGTCAACGTGACTATTGGGCAACATTGGAGATAGAACTAGCCGGTATGGTAATTTACCTATTATTCTTTCAGTGAATCATTTTACCAGTTGGTGGATTGACCTCTTCCTTgtcatcggagatgtcgataACCTCGACCGGGGCAACCACTTGGGCCGGGGATCGAGCGAGAGTGGCAGGGGGAGACCCTCTCTGTAGCGAGGGAAGCTCGATGGTGGCCGACTCCAACCCTACGAGCAAGTCCTTAAGATTATCTGCCCTTGGGGGCACCACAACAAGCGGAGCCAGCGTCAAAGGTGACTCGGTCGTTGCTAAATCCTCCAAAATCATCGACTCTCCCGACAAAGAATGGGAGGAGGACACCATGATCCACAAGGAGAATTTCCTTCTTGTCTTGCAAAAAACATTGATGGGTGGCCGACTAGGTATACTCTTACTTTTATAGCCCGGCAGTCATTGGTTCACGTCTAGGGTGGAAGGCAAAACCACTGCGGGAAATGTCCCCGCGATCCTATCATTTACTACCCAAGGGGCTCATGGCTATGCCCTGGTCAAACCCGTGTATGCGTGGTGGTGTTTGGACACCAACACCTTCATTTTTTATACACATCTCATCATGACACCTCACTCTAGGGAGTACTAAGGAACCTCAACTGACGCGACATCCTAACCGCTCGAAATATAAGGGGGCGCGCATGGGGAACTGAAAGTCCCTTGGGCCGATGACCatcaatgtctctctctctctttctcaggACGCTTAACCTCACCATGTGACGTGAAGTTCAGAATCAAACTCTGAAGGCTAACGACATCGACGACCACTCTTTGGCTGGACTATGTTCCCTCGAGGCTTAAGTGGTGCGACCAGACCTAATCACGACCACGGGGAAGCCCAGGGGCTACTGttagagtattgagtaagggggcatCCTAGCTAATGGGCCCTACGAGGGGTATGGCGACTAGTGGGGGATATTTACTAAACCCTGACCCATCGTACGACAAGGTCAAATCTTGCTCGACCAACGCGAGGTTTACGCGATCAGCCTCCTTGAGATATATTGTGATCCCACGACCAACCCTTGCTGATTACAGAACGTCCATACCTAACctgtctaatcgtatttattgatttctactcaagtgttttccttcccgagGCACCTtcctgtgaggaaccgtccaaacagaattctaattaatcactaagttgATTACTGACAcgatcatgacttcaacgattaaacagaatactgctctggtagtcccggcacatgctTTGTGCTCAAGGATCGGAAcgcatgccttccaacatgtacatcataacatagcttaataaagagcgagtaataaacatttatattacaagtattaagtatgcaactgatttcaacaatttacaacaaaagcgatcTAGGAGGAGgtaaaacccctcaactcctaaccacaaaagaactacgcagcggaaagttaaacttataaacaacaaaagagaacagcGTCGCATGctcttaggcaccgtctcaaaaaCACCACTTTCAGAGTagaatgcactactcttgcccgccaccaagATCGGCAGGtacaaagtagccaaaaacaacCTCTTACTCAGtagcaggagtacctgaaagcgcaggtatgagtacgaaagtactcgcaagacttaaaccatatagagcacatatacatagctcgactccaaggattatgcactgatcattagcaaggatgagccacatgttaggtaaaacatatgcactaagcatcttagatatatgtgtgagcgactgaaacttaactaaaacatatgaaaactacactgcaactaacaactgaacaagtgtaactataaccaacatgtgtatcaataagtaacaagaaccaacatcaccatctcccacataccgaaccacaaaccatactcgaaactctatgaccgatgcagatggatagaagcatgctcatgaccgagagcgcggcagttcgaaccgtttatacaccctgcagggagatactcctggacccacacaacacgaggaTCATTAGGCTTATGTCACCAGCCaaagtgcacataagggggtactcgtgacaacctttcccaaccagccctaactgtttggatcatgcatcgcttggagcagcggtactagaactactcccagagcaaactagtaccgctacaagcctgcctgctcacaccgtctatgtccacacccaaaaagccacagctgcgaaggtattcggctcgccttactattagatcagcatgtggtgggtagggtaagtgctaaagctaataacaccaacgatcggtgcttaactggtgcaagcggtctacggtgttcggtttcctctaccgacctacctaggggaactccacatccgggcaggacaaaacacctcctagcaccatccacacctcgtctcatactcatcactcatacaaccatctcaacctcaataagtgtatgtaatcataagaaggtcctatgctcgcaaACAACGAGATGCATTGTAgtttgacttctaccgaatgacataaacatggctaagcatataagtcaaaCTCGTACCTAGACATGGACAAAATCTCAAgactacaaggaatgtaaatacacaagtattcaaagtagaagaatgcaatcgacataggttctacccattggtacccgacactgactcactaaacatgcatatatacataagcatatttcatcaattttagacttatccaattacacaagattgatcaatatgcttagttgcttgccttgatgcattggctcaaataggtggggcgTGCCGGGATCATCCTGGGCCTCTGAGATCGatgttctctaaaaaggatcaacacgTGCAATGctatgagtatgaatgaagcgTAACTATATgccaaaatatgcatataatggctGAAaccatttttcctagatagaacaattcataaggaaactagcaaaattggattaaTCAATTTTGGACTCGCAAAGAACCAACGGtaaattaatgaagccttaaactaattaatttatctcagaaagttaattaactatttcatagctggggatatttttaataggtagattaggttattatgaaaccaacaaaattggtttcataatttttggagctacagagaatttattataaattttacaacTTTCGGACcgctgatgaatagtaactacggTAGTTCCGGATTTTTGCGGAAGATCCGCGAATTTCTACGGAAGTTTCGGACTGCGGAACCTCCAAAAAATTGTTCGGAACTTCCGAACTGTCCAGAAAAGCTCCATTTTGGGAAAAAGACTGTCCAGAAAAGCTccattttgggaaaaaaaaactttgccaaatcgatttacAATCTTCTCCAATCAAAAGGGGAACATATTTGAGAtggtttatagagtctagaattcactcatcaaattagcaacttgattcctaactcaaatctcatttaAATCCTCGTTTTGATCCAAAACttcaaaactcatgaactttgctacaATTCAAAATCGATGACCCAAATCACTAATTCATGCCATgagaagcctaagggacttacccaatatgcttgtggagttgggtgatcGCCAGGGAATGGAGGAAACACTCGGGAGATGAAGAATTCCAGTGTTCTTTACGTTTCAACCCTAAtcaccaaaaatcatcaaaatcggctcgaatcattcgggaaaacgaaaatgaattgaatAGATGAGCAGCTCACGAGCTAGAGAATACAATGGTACCGCATGCATACCTTGGCCTTGCTACTAGAGAGGgaaatccaagggagagtgagagagctagagaggggagtgagagggagggggtgagcTGTAGTTGCTGCAAGGTGGAGGTGtgaggagtgagggaggagagagagagcaggtgggggtgcccacttgagtggttgggtGGTTGGCCTACATGTGGGGCTCACGTTTTAGAGAAAATTGTCtgttttgactgcgaatttcattcttttccctcctagatttttttctctcatctaattgacttttaacgaagtgcattagtattccCAATTACaattatataaaattaaatataatgcttaaaaagaattatgcttaattgcgtgattaaggatttggaACGTGACACTTCCTTTAGCGAATAAAGTCGTGGCCGGCGCAGATGAGTAGTGCCCTGTCCCATAgaattaaatgctatggagtgGGGTTTTGCGGACCGACTTGGCGCCACACGACAGATGGGACATAGTCTATAGAACGATCAAGCAAGTGGACGAGTTTGTAGACGGGCTCACAGAAGGCTGGGATGAAACTGCTTGGCAGATAAGCTTGCAGCTCAGAGCAAGGGGATAGGCAGAGCTACCGAGGTAATATAAAAGTGGAGGCATCTATGAGGATGGGATGGGCCCCGTAGTACCACCGGCATAAGGTGTAATGCACGCACTCCGCGTGATGATGGTATGGGaaaagaatatctagctaggtatGGATCTATGGAAAAGGggccacttgtaagttctcaaTCTCTTGTATATAAAAAGGAGAACGGGTCTAGGATTCGAGAGAGGATCTCATTTGTAACCAGAGTCCTAAACActtataacaaaatacacaaaaCATAGGGatgttatccttcgggaggtTTGAACCTGAATAacctttgtgttcttgagttcatcacactgTAAGTATCGTTCACACACCCATTGACTGGTACACCCTAGAATTATTGTCAAGGATTAACCCTTGATTATACTTATTCACCTGTCGCTCGACTGACCACAATAGGATTGCTTTCCTTGGCTGCCTCACATGGTCTTATCattcatcagatggacgttaagacaactttccttaatggagaatTGGATGAGAAAATCTATATGGATCagcctgatgggtttgtagtagaaGGTCAGAAGGACATGTATGTAAGTTGCTAAAATCTACGGGCTTTGTTGTTAATGAAGCTGATAGATGATGGGGGTGAGTGAGTTATTCTGTgcatgtatgttgatgacatcttgatttttgGAATAAATATTGATGAGATTAATGAGGtcaaattttgatatgaaagatctggaaGAGGATGATGTGATCTTAACTATTAAATTGATTAGAGGTGAGAATGGAATTACACTTTTGtaatcccattatgtggaaaaGATCTTGAGCCGTTTTGGCTACATGGACATCAAGATCACTCCGATATCTTATGATCCTAACTTAatacttcaaaagaataaaagaattgCTAAGGATCAACTAAGATACTCCCAAATAATCGAATCACTCATAtacctagctagtgctacaaggtctgacatctcatttgctgtgagcaaattgagccggtttacttctaacccgagTGATGATCATTGGCATACGTGTGATCAAGTCATACGCTACTTGTTAGGTACTATGAATTTTGGACTTCACTATACTAGGTATCCATCagtactggagggttatagtgattcaaattggatatccgATATTGATGAGATAAAAACCACAAgcggatatgtattcactcctGGCGGTGCTGCTGTTTCATAGAGGTCTTACAAACAGACCATATTGACGAGGTCAATCATGGAAGCATAACTCAGAGCGTTAGACATAACCACTGTTAAGGTAGAATGGTTGTGTGAGCTTTTGATGGATTTGCTAGTGGTCAAAAAACCAATACAAGCTGTCCTTATGAACCATGATAATCAAACTGTTAATGTCAAAGTGAATAGTTCTAAGGACAACATAAAATtctcaagacatgtaaagagaagattgaaatctgtcaaaaaattgagaaactctGAAGTGATAGCATTGGATTATATCTAAATAGCTAAAAATCTGgcagatcaatttacaaaggAACTATCACAAAatatgatagataatgcatcgaaagAGATGGACATGAAACTCATGTGAGTTATATAATAGTGGTAGCCTAATCTAAGTGATtggagatcccgtgaattaggacctgagaagaacaagctattggttaacTGAAAGAGAGTATCATACAATCCACTCGAGTAAAGATGCAAGACTCTCGAaatctgtaaggcaggttgACTATTACCTTAATATGTTATGTTAGTTTTAATTAGCGAAGATGCTAATCTACAAGATATTATTGAAAGAACATACCTATATGAGCATGACTGTTGGTCGCAGTTTATAAGACTAGGGTGATCtttaataaactcatgaagagatcatagagtacgacttatatgctccacctgTGGGGTAGACTACTGTCAGTctagtatcagttatgacttcaAGTGAGACTTTTGCACAAGACATGCAATTCAAGGCTTAGTTCATTatccaagttgtgaatgagtgtaacttgatgttctaggtggatattcaacttaacagtctctACTGAAATATTGGTATATCAAACAGTATTGAGCAAAAGGCAAATCTTcgtgggactttgagatctggtggggAT
Coding sequences:
- the LOC133918432 gene encoding peptidyl-prolyl cis-trans isomerase FKBP17-1, chloroplastic; this encodes MVTTAVAAAAAAVPPPAKAKAVTVAPTTPATVTRRHLLLAAAAAAPTLRTTAASAAAPRFAEIPSSGGVKALDLREGSGEVPADGDQVAIHYYGRLAAKQGWRFDSTYDHKDETGDPMPFVFTIGSGKVIPGIEAAVKSMRVGGLRRVIIPPSQGYQNTSQEPIPPNFFDRQRLFTTIFNPTRLANGEGSTLGTLIFDIELISIRQHL